In a single window of the Candidatus Lokiarchaeota archaeon genome:
- a CDS encoding CopG family transcriptional regulator, with translation MAKGKKRTGKFTSVSVPVPLFNKIENRIEGTGFTSVSSYVTYVLREIIANKEEEEAENPFTEEDEKKVKDRLKALGYLD, from the coding sequence ATGGCGAAGGGAAAAAAACGAACAGGAAAGTTTACGTCGGTCTCAGTTCCAGTACCTCTTTTCAACAAGATTGAGAACCGGATTGAAGGAACTGGTTTCACATCAGTATCAAGCTATGTGACCTATGTATTGCGTGAGATAATCGCAAACAAGGAAGAAGAAGAGGCTGAGAATCCTTTTACGGAAGAAGATGAGAAGAAAGTGAAAGACAGACTAAAGGCGCTTGGATACTTGGACTGA
- the cysC gene encoding adenylyl-sulfate kinase — translation MDNGFCIWLTGFSGSGKTTIAEKLVEHFEGSRYIETMDGDELRQGLSRDLGFSKEDRNEHNHRVIFCTKLLARNGVIVVVALISPYRETRAYAKEEIPNMMEVFVNAPIDVCIERDPKGLYEQALAGEIKNFTGIDDPYEKPLEPDVTVNTHEETVDESVNKILDKARELGYLSGD, via the coding sequence ATGGATAACGGATTTTGTATATGGCTAACAGGTTTCTCAGGATCTGGAAAGACAACGATTGCTGAGAAACTCGTAGAACACTTTGAGGGATCTCGTTACATCGAAACGATGGACGGAGATGAACTTCGACAAGGTTTGAGCAGAGACCTCGGCTTCTCGAAGGAGGACAGAAATGAGCACAATCACAGAGTTATATTTTGCACCAAATTGCTGGCACGGAATGGTGTTATCGTCGTTGTTGCTCTCATTTCTCCATACCGGGAAACCAGAGCGTACGCAAAGGAAGAAATCCCCAATATGATGGAGGTCTTCGTTAACGCTCCAATTGATGTTTGCATCGAGAGAGATCCGAAGGGTCTTTACGAACAGGCACTTGCAGGAGAAATCAAGAATTTCACGGGTATTGACGATCCCTACGAAAAACCTCTCGAACCAGATGTTACGGTCAATACTCATGAGGAAACGGTTGACGAGTCCGTGAACAAAATCCTTGATAAGGCACGGGAACTCGGATATCTGTCCGGGGATTAA
- a CDS encoding nucleotide pyrophosphatase: MRKAVLLGWDGVPPSLVFDDLAEVMPNLTQLTKHSTYGPLRSTKPPITIPAWMCMATGCDPGQLGLYGFRHREPGNYKDIWIPDSNKIDSKKLWDFVGEKLGKSIVIGMPPSYPPPKVTGHLVSGFLAPGTDKTYTYPESLMEEIEDIVGEYSLDVFYRTEEKEELYTNLIDMVKKRHKLAKYLMKEKPWDLFVLMEVGSDRLHHGFWRFYDKQHHKYEPGNEYESKFVDFYRLLDKQLGELLEIMPEDALFVLTSDHGAKGRKGAFCINQWLEKKGLLSLKKQPTEPQSFEDLEIDWKNTKAWGWGGYYSRIFVNVEGYEEQGTVPPHEYERFRTNLAKELQKIKGPNGEDWKNIVDKPEDIYEDCKGDYPDLMVYFDDLCWRGSSSMGHESMYFYGSATGPDDAVHDWDGIYVTRFPGQTEAARKSQDILDIAPTILEFMGLETKDYMTGQAIRRQ; encoded by the coding sequence ATGAGGAAAGCTGTGCTTCTTGGCTGGGATGGTGTTCCCCCGAGCTTGGTATTCGATGATTTAGCAGAAGTTATGCCAAATCTCACCCAGCTTACTAAGCACAGTACTTATGGTCCTCTGAGAAGCACAAAGCCGCCCATCACGATACCAGCTTGGATGTGCATGGCAACTGGCTGTGATCCTGGCCAACTAGGCTTGTATGGTTTCAGGCATAGAGAGCCCGGAAATTACAAGGACATATGGATTCCTGATTCCAACAAGATAGACTCGAAGAAGCTTTGGGATTTTGTTGGAGAGAAACTCGGCAAATCCATCGTCATTGGGATGCCACCGTCTTATCCTCCACCTAAAGTTACTGGACACCTAGTTTCCGGCTTCTTGGCTCCTGGAACCGACAAAACGTACACCTATCCTGAGTCACTTATGGAAGAAATCGAGGATATCGTCGGAGAATACTCACTTGACGTTTTCTATCGGACTGAGGAGAAAGAGGAGCTATACACGAATCTTATAGACATGGTCAAGAAGCGGCATAAGCTTGCGAAATACTTGATGAAAGAGAAACCGTGGGACCTTTTCGTTCTGATGGAGGTTGGTTCTGATAGACTACACCATGGTTTTTGGCGGTTTTATGACAAGCAGCATCACAAATACGAACCAGGAAATGAGTATGAATCAAAGTTTGTTGATTTTTACAGACTACTAGACAAACAGCTTGGAGAACTACTTGAAATCATGCCCGAAGATGCCCTGTTTGTGCTGACATCGGATCATGGAGCAAAGGGAAGGAAGGGAGCCTTCTGCATCAATCAATGGCTGGAGAAGAAGGGCCTTTTATCATTGAAGAAACAGCCAACTGAACCCCAGTCATTCGAGGATTTGGAGATAGATTGGAAGAATACCAAGGCTTGGGGCTGGGGCGGCTATTATTCTCGGATTTTCGTAAATGTGGAAGGGTATGAAGAACAGGGCACAGTCCCACCACACGAGTATGAACGCTTTCGCACCAATCTTGCAAAGGAGCTACAGAAAATCAAAGGCCCCAATGGTGAAGATTGGAAAAACATCGTAGATAAGCCCGAGGACATCTACGAAGACTGTAAGGGCGATTACCCCGATTTGATGGTTTACTTTGATGATCTCTGTTGGAGGGGATCAAGCAGTATGGGTCATGAATCTATGTACTTCTATGGAAGTGCTACTGGCCCAGATGATGCCGTCCACGACTGGGACGGAATTTACGTTACACGATTTCCCGGCCAAACTGAAGCGGCTAGGAAATCACAGGATATCTTAGACATAGCTCCAACGATTCTAGAGTTCATGGGGCTTGAAACTAAAGACTACATGACAGGACAAGCGATTAGGAGACAATGA
- the sat gene encoding sulfate adenylyltransferase — MQSPHGGTLVDRTVSEKESNRITENFDEYPTLNISKEIAQEIDNIAHGVFSPLDGFLKRSDFEMVLEHGRLANDVPWTIPIVFDVDEDTLGDTKEGDMVGLMYNGKPTATLEVEDLYGYDKSRFAESVFGTTAGRHPGVAKVMGLNDTLVGGRIRLLSDIGNPYPDFTLRPKETRILFNEKDWHTVVAFQTRNPPHLGHEYVQKTALSMIDGIFINPLIGKKKKGDFKDEVILQAYKTLMRNYYLQKYAVMAVLHTEMRYGGPREAIHHAIMRKNFGCTHFIVGRDHAGVGDFYGPFDAHYIFEEYPDLGISPICFESFFYCKECSSIANSKICPHDSENHVIFSGTKIRSILSEGTRPPADMMRPEVADTILEFDEPFVK; from the coding sequence ATGCAATCACCACACGGAGGAACACTTGTAGATCGGACAGTAAGCGAAAAAGAAAGCAATCGAATTACCGAGAACTTCGATGAGTATCCAACACTAAATATATCGAAGGAGATTGCACAGGAAATCGATAACATAGCCCATGGGGTATTCAGTCCCCTCGACGGATTTTTGAAGCGTTCCGACTTCGAAATGGTTTTGGAGCATGGCCGTCTTGCAAACGATGTTCCCTGGACGATACCAATCGTATTCGATGTTGATGAAGATACGCTTGGAGATACGAAAGAGGGCGATATGGTTGGCTTGATGTACAACGGAAAACCAACCGCTACTCTCGAAGTTGAAGATCTCTACGGATATGACAAATCGAGATTCGCCGAATCTGTCTTTGGTACAACAGCCGGTCGCCATCCAGGCGTAGCTAAAGTCATGGGTTTGAATGATACTCTGGTGGGTGGTCGTATTCGACTGCTTAGTGATATTGGGAATCCTTACCCCGATTTCACCCTGCGCCCAAAGGAAACTCGGATTCTATTCAACGAGAAGGACTGGCATACTGTAGTGGCTTTCCAGACGCGGAATCCACCACATCTTGGACATGAGTACGTCCAGAAGACTGCATTGTCGATGATTGATGGCATTTTCATCAACCCTCTCATTGGCAAGAAGAAGAAAGGGGATTTCAAGGATGAAGTCATCCTCCAAGCCTATAAAACGCTAATGAGGAATTACTACCTTCAGAAGTACGCAGTTATGGCTGTACTTCATACCGAGATGCGATACGGTGGTCCAAGAGAGGCAATCCATCATGCAATCATGCGGAAGAACTTCGGTTGTACTCACTTCATAGTTGGTCGAGATCATGCGGGTGTGGGTGATTTCTATGGCCCATTTGACGCGCACTACATCTTTGAGGAATACCCTGATTTGGGAATATCACCAATCTGCTTCGAGTCTTTCTTCTACTGCAAAGAGTGCAGCAGTATAGCGAATTCCAAGATTTGCCCACATGATTCAGAGAATCATGTCATATTCTCTGGAACTAAAATCCGCAGTATTTTGTCTGAAGGCACTCGGCCCCCTGCGGATATGATGCGCCCTGAAGTAGCTGACACAATCCTAGAATTCGACGAACCCTTTGTGAAATGA
- a CDS encoding TSUP family transporter has translation MMIESVLVLAVVAFICEYVDATVGMGFGTILTPALIILGYEPITLVPVVLFAQFFAGFVCSAFHHRFRNMNILDDKEERYSLYIFGMTGVVGILLSTFSVITFPAFFVKMYITLAVMAMGIIMMFTRNREISYSKEKLALMGTVAAFNKGISGGGYGAIAVGGQIVSDIKPRAAVAITTLVEGMLCAIGFLIHFLVRGFPSLLFIIPITVGGVLAAPFSALTVAKLDDQHVKGIIAICTFIVGLVTLLWVLTGGFF, from the coding sequence ATGATGATTGAATCAGTACTTGTACTGGCAGTTGTTGCTTTCATCTGTGAGTACGTTGATGCCACTGTCGGAATGGGGTTTGGTACAATTCTGACTCCCGCGTTGATTATTCTTGGTTACGAACCAATTACACTAGTTCCTGTAGTTCTCTTTGCTCAGTTTTTTGCGGGTTTTGTCTGTTCAGCCTTCCATCATCGATTCAGAAACATGAACATACTCGATGATAAGGAAGAACGGTATTCCCTGTACATCTTTGGCATGACTGGAGTGGTTGGCATTCTTCTCTCCACCTTTTCGGTCATCACATTTCCTGCTTTCTTCGTCAAGATGTACATCACTCTTGCTGTCATGGCTATGGGCATCATCATGATGTTCACCAGGAATAGAGAAATATCATATTCGAAGGAGAAGCTGGCTTTGATGGGGACCGTGGCAGCTTTCAACAAGGGCATTTCTGGGGGCGGATATGGGGCCATAGCAGTAGGAGGACAGATTGTAAGTGACATCAAGCCCCGGGCTGCTGTTGCAATCACAACATTGGTAGAAGGTATGCTTTGCGCGATAGGTTTCTTGATTCATTTCTTGGTTCGAGGATTCCCGTCGCTATTGTTCATCATCCCAATCACAGTCGGTGGCGTACTTGCTGCCCCGTTTTCTGCACTTACTGTTGCAAAACTCGATGATCAGCATGTAAAGGGAATCATTGCAATCTGCACATTCATTGTGGGACTTGTTACACTGCTATGGGTTCTGACTGGAGGATTTTTCTGA
- a CDS encoding TSUP family transporter has protein sequence MTTLEVMLLLGVLALICEYIDATLGMGFGTILSPALIILGYLPIVFVPVLLFSQFLGGIVSSVFHHNLENMDFSTEPRERQAFVVFLITGMLGVVLSTLSMIVLPSLFVEIYIAAAVTAMGILMLVTDGSKFAYSPPKLAAMGLIAAFNKGISGGGYGPITVGAQMLSDIPPRAAVAITALVEGLICIVGFTINIIWVGLPDIPMLISISFGAIIAAPLSAMTVAKLQQYQVKRVIAVSTFMIGLVTLGWILMTGVF, from the coding sequence ATGACGACACTAGAGGTGATGCTATTGCTCGGCGTCCTCGCTCTGATTTGCGAGTATATTGACGCCACTTTGGGAATGGGATTTGGAACCATTCTATCGCCCGCGCTTATCATCCTTGGATACCTTCCGATTGTATTTGTTCCTGTGCTCTTGTTCAGTCAATTCTTGGGCGGCATTGTCAGTTCTGTGTTTCATCACAATCTTGAGAACATGGATTTTTCAACAGAACCAAGGGAGCGGCAGGCTTTTGTTGTCTTTCTTATAACCGGCATGCTGGGAGTTGTTTTGTCCACATTATCGATGATTGTTCTTCCTTCCCTTTTTGTTGAAATATACATAGCCGCTGCTGTTACAGCGATGGGTATACTAATGCTTGTAACGGATGGCAGCAAATTTGCCTATTCTCCACCTAAACTGGCAGCTATGGGTTTGATTGCAGCTTTCAACAAGGGGATCTCCGGTGGTGGTTACGGTCCTATAACGGTGGGTGCCCAAATGCTAAGCGACATACCCCCTCGTGCTGCTGTTGCGATAACCGCGCTTGTCGAAGGTCTGATCTGTATAGTCGGTTTCACAATTAACATCATATGGGTTGGTCTTCCGGATATTCCGATGCTGATATCAATATCTTTTGGCGCCATCATTGCGGCACCACTATCAGCAATGACTGTAGCGAAGCTTCAGCAATACCAAGTTAAGAGAGTGATTGCAGTCTCTACTTTCATGATTGGCCTTGTAACTTTGGGCTGGATATTAATGACAGGCGTCTTCTGA